TTAAGACTTCGGGTTTTGACCTGTACTTTTTCTTCTTTCATAAAGATTTCTATGTTCCTGCTTTTTTCATGAATATTAATGTTCCTATAAAATTAAGATAATTTTACATCACCTTGTGTTAAGTTATTGTTAAATAGGAAATGACAAAATTGCGTTTTCCCCCTGTAAACAAAGGGTTATATGAGTGTCCTTCCATTTAACAGTTTCTTAACACTAACTTAATACTCCTTTAACACATCTTTTTTAAGATTCTTATATGTTAAAAAAGTCAATATTTATTGGCAATTAAACGAACACAACAAAAACAATCACATTGGAAAACCATGAAAAAAATAATTCTGTTTTCGGCACTAGTTCTGGTTCTCGCGAATTCCTTAGCAGCACAGGAGAAACCCTCTCCCAAACTAAGCGGACTTATGTTCGGCGATTACTTTTATAACATCGACCAGAGGGATTCTTCAAAGAAGAACCTGAACGGTTTTCAGTTCAGAAGAATATATGTAACTGCAGATTATACTGTTTCGGAATCGTTCGACACAAGATTCCGCCTTGAGGCAGATCAGTCAGCCTCATCGCTTACCTCAGGCGGGAAGATCGGCGTTATGGTTAAGGACGCTTACCTTAAATGGAAAAATATTTTCCCGGGCAGCGACTTCTATTTCGGCATCTCTCCTACACCTGAAATTGAAACAGCAGAATCGTTCTGGGGCTACAGATCACTTGAAAAAACAATTACCGACTTAAACGGCATCGTCTCTTCACGCGATTTGGGTGTGGACCTCCGGGGTAAGTTTGATGAGGCCGGGGCAGTTAAATACTGGGTTAAAGTAGGAAACAATTCCGGCAATGCACCTGAAGTAAATAAATATAAACGCTTCTATGGTATGCTCCAGTTTATCCCATTGAGCTTTTTCCAGTTCACCCTCTACGGCGACTATGCCTCATATGCACCTAAGGCTGATGCTCTGGACAAGAAATCAAAGAGCAATAACTCATTTGTTGGTGCACTCAACCTGAACTTCTTCAGGAAAGACCTCTTTTCGGCTGGCATTGAAACATTCTATAAAACCCAGGAGAACAACTTTGCCATGGATAAGTTAAGCCCTCTTAAGACACAAAACGGCTACGGAGTTTCGGCATACGCATGGTACAGAATTCTTGACAGGGTCCGGCTGGTTGGCAGATACGACAAGTACAACCCTAATACTGACATGGATAAGAACGACAGGACGGACCTCATTCTTGGTGCCGTTGACTTCCAGGTTGACAAAAACGTAAGCATTATGCCTAACCTGGAGTCCGTAAAGTACTCGGGCATTAAGGCAGGGGATCTTATTGGAAGAGTAACATTTTCTTATCAGTTCTAAATATTCCCAAAAACATTAAAGGAAAAACAATGAAATCAAAGTTTTTAATAATTCTCGGTATACTTCTGGTCTCATCTGTAATGAACGCACAGATGAAGCTTAACGGCGCAGGGGCTACTTTCCCATACGTTATTTATTCAAAATGGTTCGATGTCTACCATCAGAAAACAGGCATTCAGTTTAACTACCAGTCGATTGGAAGCGGCGGAGGCATTAAGCAGGTAATTGAAGGCACAGTGGATTTCGGCGCCTCGGATGCCCCGATGTCGGACGAACAGCTGAAGGAAGCCCGTTCAAAGCAGGGCAGCGAAATTCTCCACATACCAACTGTAATGGGCGCTGTGGTTGTAACTTACAACCTGCCTCAGACTGGCAAGGGTCTGAAACTCTCTCCTGAAGTGCTTGCAGACATTTTCCTTGGAAAAATCAAAAAGTGGAACGATTCCAGGATCACCTCTATTAACAAGGGCATGAAGCTGCCCGACAAGGCAATATTTGTTGCCCACCGCTCCGACGGCAGCGGGACTTCAAACATTTTTACCGGATACCTTTCAAAGGTCAGCGGCGAGTGGAAAAGCAAGGTTGGACAGGGTACTTCTGTTAACTGGCCCGCCGGACTCGGCGGCAAAGGCAACGAAGGCGTTGCCGGACTTGTAAAGCAGACACAAGGCGCAATTGGCTACGTTGAACTGGCCTACGCCGTGCAGAACGGACTGCCCTATGCGGCACTTAAGAATAAAGCCGGGAATTTTGTAGAACCAAATTTTGCCAATGTTTCTGAGGCCGCTGCAGGTTTTATCAAGAAAATGCCCGCGGACCTGAGAGTTGAAATAACAAATGCCGACGGGAAAAACTCCTATCCGATTTCAGGATTCACATGGCTTTTAATCTATAAAAATATGAAAGATAAAAACAAAGCAAAGGCCATTGCAGACTTCCTTAAATGGGCTGTTACAGAAGGGCAGAAATTTGCTCCTGGACTTTACTACGCTCCACTTCCAAAGGAAGTTGTAAAACTGGATGAAAAGAAAATTTCAAGCATCGCGGTGAAATAACTATGAACGTGAAAAACAGGGGCCGGGAGGAAATAAGCCTTGAGCTGAAAGCAACCGGTCCCTTCAGGGGTAAATCTGACCTTGAGTCCATGCCTGGATTCAGGGGCGGTATTATTTTCAGGAAGAACCGCGGCGACTTTATCTTTGAAAACCTAACCAGGTTCTTTGCCTTTTTGATTTTTGTACTCGTATTCCTAATGGGCTACCATATGATCGTACAGTCCCTGCCCTCAATAAATAAGTTCGGCTGGAGTTTTATTACCTCAGAAACCTGGGACCCGGTTAAGGAAAACTTTGGCGCACTGCCCTTTATATTCGGTACACTTTTTTCATCACTTCTTGCCCTTATCATCTCTATTTTCTTAAGTATAGGCACTGCAGTATTCCTTTCCGAACTTGCCCCGGCGTGGCTTGAAAAAACGGTATCCGTACTCATTGAGCTCCTGGCGGCAATACCAAGCATTGTATATGGACTCTTCGGCATCTTTGTCCTTGCCCCATGGCTCAGAGATTCGGTTGAACCGTGGCTTGGAGACCGCCTTGGTTTTCTCCCTCTTTTTAACGGGGCACCTTACGGATTCGGGATGCTTTCGGCAGTCCTTATTCTGACAATAATGATTCTGCCTATAATAACCTCAATTTCGAGGGACATTATGCGCTCAATCCCCATGGCGCAAAGAGAAGCAGCCTTTGCTCTTGGAGCCACCAAATGGGAAGTCGTGCTCGTCGTCTTATCAGCCGCGAAGTCGGGCATTCTTGGCGCTGCCCTTCTTGGCCTTGGACGCGCTCTGGGCGAGACTATGGCAGTTACAATGGTAATCGGAAACACTCCTCAGATTTCCCTTTCCCTTTTCGATCCGGCTTATACGATGGCCAGCGTGCTGGCAAATGAGTTCAGTGAGGCAACCTCCCAGCTTTATACAAGCGCGCTTATAGAAATTGCGCTTTTACTTTTTGTTATGACTTTTATCTTAAATGCCACTGCAAGGCTTGTAGTATGGAGTGTAACAAGAAAATACTCAAAGGTGTAAACATGACAGGAAAACTTAATTCAAAGTTAAGGAAAATAAAAAGCCGGGTAATGACACTTATTTGCATACTCAGTGCGGTCGTGGTTATGGTTCCCCTTTTTATAATCCTTTTTTATACTTTAAAACAGGGCTTTAGCTCCATCAGCTGGTCCTTTTTCACCCAAATGCCTAAGCCTGCAGGTGAAGCCGGCGGAGGAATGGCAAATGCCCTTATGGGATCATTCATTTTAATCGGCCTGGGCAGCCTGATAGGAATTCCCGTGGGCATTTTTTCAGGCATATATCTTTCCGGTGAGAATTCATCACTTTTTTCAAAAAGCATCAGGTTTTTAACCGAGGTCTTAAATGGAATTCCGTCCATTGTAATCGGTGTTGTAGCCTATATAATAATTGTAATACCGATGAAAAAGTTTTCTGCCCTGGCCGGAGGCTTTGCGCTGGGTATTCTTATGATTCCGCTTATTACAAGAACGACAGAGGAGATGCTGAGGCTTGTGCCGGAAACTTACCGCGAAGCCGCCCTGGCCCTTGGTGCCCCGCGCTGGAAAGCAACGCTCTTTGTCGTTCTGCCTGCGGCATTTAAGGGAATTTTTACCGGCATTCTTCTTTCCATAGCAAGGGCTGCGGGTGAAACAGCCCCCTTACTCTTTACGGCGCTTGGTAACCGTTTCTGGTCAACAAGGCTCGATGAGCCGATTGCATCTCTTACAGTATTCATATACGACTACTCAAAGGCCCCCTTCGAGGACTGGAACCGCCAGGCCTGGGCAGCGGCCTTGGTCCTGATACTTATTGTAACCCTCGTCAACCTATCTTTCAGAGCCATCACCAGAAAAAGGATTTGACAGCTAAAAAGAGAAATATCTTTATTCAAATTTTTATCATTCTGTTAAAAACAAAAAAGCCGTGATCTGTATGACCACGGCTTTTTTATGTATCAACTTTTTTTAAGATCAACTATCTTGAGTAGAACTGCCTTCTGTTATCTACTATCTTGGCATCTTTCTTTAACTGGTTGATCCACTGGCTGAAGAAATAAGATTTCTTCTGCTGAAGGATGTTGTCTCTTACAGAGTTCCTCTGCATTGCATACTGTGACTGCTGGAAAGGAGTTCTGTTTGTAACCTGGATCAGGTAAACGCCTCTCTGACCCCTTACAGGCTCTGTAATCTTGTTAACATCTGCATTGAGCGCTTTCTGCATGAAAGCAAAATCGCGTCCGATATTCGGAACAGACTGTGCAGGTGTAAAGGTACCTGTTGTGTCAAACCTGGCCTGTCCGCCGAAGTTCATTGCAGCCTGCTGCAGTGAAGAACCCGAGGCCTGTTTCCTGATCTGTTCAGCAATCTTGGTTGCCTTCTGAAGCTTCTTCTCGCGGATAACCATCGGCTTAAGTGAAGCTTTTACTTCTTCATATTTCCTTACACCAGGCTTAACCACCTCAGAAACCTGTGCCACGACGTATCCGCTCTGAGCTTTGTAAACATCGCTTAAGTCACCCTTGTCGCTGTCAAAAGCCCAGTCAACCATTGCCTTGTTGGCGCCGACGCCGGGAACATAACTTGCATCCTGGTTGAATAATGGGGTTTCCATTATCCTGTAGTTCATAGTCTTTGCTTCCTGATCGAAGTTCGACTTCTTTGCAAGATAAACAAAATCGTTGGCTGCCTGGTATGCATTGTCTGCAGTTGAAGCTGAAGCCTTGATCTTGTTGACTATTCTTTCAACAACATACTTGCCTGAAGTCTTTCCGGTAACCTTTACAATGTGATATCCGAAATTGCTCTTGAAAGGCTTCTGTACAACGCCAACGGGACCGTTAAAGCTTGCGTCTTCAAATTCCTTTACCATCTGTCCTTTTCCGAACCATCCCAGGTCACCGCCCTTTCTTGCGCTTGCAACGTCGTCAGACTTTTCTTTTGCCATCTTTGAAAAATCGGCACCTGCCTGAAGCTGGCTGTAAACGTTCATTGCTTCCTGCTGAGCCTTGGCTTCATCACCCTTGAAAGGAATGAGAATGTGTGAGGCTCTTACAAATGTTTCACTTGAAGGAGCTTTTCCAAGAAGCTTATAAACCACGTAGCCTTCAAATGAGGCATAAGGGCCTAAGAGGCTTCCGGGAGCAGCATTTGCAAATGCTTCAACAGCTTCCGGAGGAAGCATGTTTGGACTTAAAGTATCCTTTGTTGCGGGGGCTTCTGAATAGATCTGAACATAACTCTTGAAGTCTGCTGTATCGTTCTTTGCTTTATTTATAAGAGCAATAAGATTGTTCTTTATAGAAGCGGAATCTTCTCTTGAAGCAGCCTTTGAGAACACTACATATCTCAGCTTCCGCTGTGCATCAACCTTGAAGCGGTCCTGGTTGTCATTGTAGAACTTCTTCAGGTCGTCCTCGTTTACTGAAACTGAATTATCGGGTATTGTATTCAGGTCAACCAGCACGTAGTTGGCATTGATTTTTGTAGCCTGATCAATATACCTGCGTTTGATTTCCCCTTCGCTGACCGTCAGGCTGGCAAAGAGATAATTCTGAAGTTTTTCCTGCAGCCTCATCTGTCTTATATTGTCTTCAAGACCAAGGAGAACTTCTTTCTTCTGTGCACGAAGCGTCTGCTCGTAGAGCTGCCTGTTGAATCTGCCAGTAGAATCCGTAAACTGTCTTCTCAGAGCTTCGGGAGGGTTGGGCCCGAGCAAAATGTCCTGTACTTCCTGGTCAGAAACTTTAATACCCAGCTTGTCGTACTGTTCTTTTACCAGTTCCTGAGTAACCATAGCGTCCCAGACCTGGTCATTGAAGGCATCCATCTGATCTTCGTCAATGTCCTTGCCTGTCTGTTCTTTTTGCCTTTGTCTGGCCTGATCTAAAAATGCAGAAAACTGCTGATAAGAAATATCCTGACCGTTGACTGACCCCACGTTATTCTTTCGCTGACCGAAGATTTCGATCACTCTGGAATCTGAAAGGACCATAAAAAGGACAAATATTCCACCAATCGTAATAATAAATGCCGGAGCAAGACTCCTCATTTTGGCCATCATAGCCATATTTTACACTGCCTCCCGTAAAAAATTTGGATTTTTACACTAAGAAATGCAAATTTACCCACACTTACTATCAAAAGCAATTACTTTTATTTTGGGATTTGTGTATTTTTCTTTCCACATTTCCCTTAAGAATGGCACTAAATGAAAAATAACCCAAAAAAATTTAACATTGTCAAGGCCGCACAGAAAAGATTTGCCCGACACGGCCTTGCAAAGACCACAATTGAGGAAATTGCACGCGATCTCAGGATCGGCAAAGCCTCAATTTATCACTATTATGCCTCAAAAGAAGACATATATTATGACGTCATCGGCTTCGAAATTGACAGATTTATTGCGGAAATCAGGGAAACGCTCTCTAACCCGGAAATCCCGGAGGCTGAGAAGAAACTTTACGGCTATCTGGACCTGAAGTCAAAGACGCCGGAAAAATATTCTTTAATATATGAGCTCGTAAAACTGGCATTCAGGGATTTTCCGCTGGAAAGGGACCTGGAAAACCTCCAGAACCTGATGAAAAATGAAGAATCCGCCCTTATGGAGTTCCTGAAGAATAATATGGATAAAAAGAAGCTTACACCTTCACTTCCCGGAATGATAATTAAGCAGACCTGGGCTTTTGTGCTCGCCGAGGCGTTTAATAAAACCTTTTTTGGCGAAACTGAAGCAGGCTCCATTCTTCCCATAATGAATATGGAGGAAGCCGCCCCGTTCTGGGAAGCCTACTTCAGGCAGCTGCTGCTTTAATAGATCGCTTCCCTGATCTTTGCGCTTATATAATCCATTACCCAGACTACAAAGGCGATCATGATAACAATGAGGCCCACCTCATTCCATCTTGCAAGCCCCTGATACTGCATGAGCATTGTGCCTATTCCGCCGCCTCCAACCAGGCCGATAATCGTTGCCATCCTGACGTTAATGTCCCATCTGTATATTGTAAAGGAAAGAAAAGGAAGAGTTATCTGCGGCACAACGGCATACCAGACCACCTGTATCTTGTTTGCCCCTGTTGCAACTATTGCCTCAACCGGGCCCTGCTCAATTCCTTCAATAGCTTCGGAATAAAGTTTTGCATTTGATGCTATGGAATGAACCAGGAGCGCTATCATACCGGCATAAGGACCAATACCCACCCAGACAGAAAAAATAATTGCCCAGATTAGAGGCTCAATTGAACGAATGAAGTTAAAAATTATCCTCAGCACGTAGTAAATGGCAAATGTGATTTTATTATCCCTCATCAGGTTGCGCGCCGTTAAAAAACTTAAAACAAACGTAGGCGGAATTGACAGAAGCGTTGCAATTAAAGCCAGGTAAATTGTTTCTATAATGGCCGAAAGTGCGTCGTCAAAAATGGCCATATTCGGGTGAAACATGGCCCCGAAAATCCTCTCTGCACCACGGATCCCCTCAGCGCTGAAAATGTCTATAATAGAGATCTTTGTGACCACCCAGCCTGCAATAAAGGTCAGGTCGAAAAGAAGCCATGCAAATATTTCAACCGACCACTTTGTAACTTTATTATCCTTATGAAGCTTGAAAAGCCTCATTGAAAGTGATGTCCCTGTAAATGCCCACACGGTTCCAATTACTATGCTTAGAGCAAGAACAGAGGCAATCTGATACCACGAAAAAGGGGTTTCACGCAGGCTCAGTATAAATTTATAATAGATAACCCTTTGAAGTAAAAGCAGTGTGTAGAAGACAAGAAAAATATCGAGTAAAACGGCTTTTACGAAATTAATTCTGGCCTGCTTTTCCTTATCTCTGGAAATGATTTCCTGCGGTTTCAGATTTTCAGCTTCGGTTATTTTCATTCTGGTTTCTTTGGTGTTATTCACTGGCACGTGTTTTTTACCCTATTTCCACTTCTTCGGCATCTTCGCCGTAGATTGTCCTGAACCATTCCTGGTTTATGCTCTTCGGATCCCCCTCATAAACAATATTTCCTTCTCTTAGAGCAATAACGCGTGAGGCATAGCGCCTTACAAGGCTTAAAAAGTGGAGATTGCAGATTACAGTTGTACCCAGCTCCCTGTTTACTTTCTCAAAATACTGCATAACTGAATTTGATGTTGCCGGATCCAGCGACGCCACAGGCTCATCTGCCAGAAGAAGCTTCGGGTTCTGCATAAGGCTGCGCGCAATTGCAACCCTCTGCTGCTGCCCACCGCTTAATGTATCGGCCCTTAAAGCGGCTTTGTCTTCAATACCTACAATCCTCAGGCACTTATAGGCATCCTCGCAGATTCCGGGAGAGAACTTCTCCAGAACTGAATCCCACGTGCTTATGGAGGCCAGGCGCCCTGTTATAACGTTCGTAAGAACAGACCTTCTTCTTACAAGATTAAAATGCTGGAATACCATTCCAATCTGCTGGTGCACACTTCTGAGCTCCGTGCCTTTTACGTGTGTTATGTCTTTACCCATAAATTCAATTGTACCCTGCGTAGGCTCAAGCAGGCGGTTGATGCACCTGAGGAGCGTGGATTTCCCTGAACCGCTCAGGCCAATAACCACCAGGAATTCCCCCTCCTTAACCTCAAAATTAACTCCTTTTAAGGCATGGGTTCCGTCTTTATATATCTTATGCAGATCCTTAATTTTCAGCAGCATTTAATTAATAAACCTTTCGCAATTCAGCATTAAGCATTCAACATTAAACATTTATTTTATTACCCCGCTTAAGGAGATGTTCTGTTCCTTCAGCATCTGTCTGAGTCCGTCATAATCGCGGTCACTGGTCTTAATAAGTCCCACGATATCTGCAATTTCAAACATAGCCTTCTGCCCTTTGGGAGTAGACACAAATTTCAGGAATGCATTTACAATTTTTCTTTTCATCTCCTCCGGCATATCCTTCCTGAATACATAAGGATCATTAGGGATCGATTCTGTAAAACCTATAATCTTAACCTTCTTTACAACGTCCGGAAACTGCGGCAGTACCCTCATCCTTGCATCCATTACAAGGCCTGTTTTGGGATTTGGGTCGGAATAATAGACTGCACCGGCATCCACCTGCTTCTGATAAATCATTGTTACAACGTTGTCATGCTTCATGGCAAAAACTTCTTCCGATGGCTTTATTCCTCTTCTTTTAAGTATGGCCTTGGGAAGAATGTAGCCGGAGGTTGACGAAGGATCCACATAGGCAATCTTTCTGCCCTGGAGGTCACTCAGGCTGTCGATTCCGGAGCCCGCGCGTGCAAGGAAGCATCCCTTGTAGGTCGTCTCTCCCCCTTCCCTTACAATCCTGAGCCTTGCCTCGGCTCCGTACTTCTCATGAGCCATAAGGTAGGAGAAAGTATTTATTCCGGCAATATCGCATTTATTTGTCCCGAAGGCCTCCACAACAGCAATATAGCTCTGTGGAACTGCGGTTTCAAAATAATAGCCGGTTTCCTTTTCAAGGAAGTCCACCAGCTCCTTTGCATTTGCAGTTATCCTGTCGGCGTCCAGCGCAGGTGTAAAGTAGAGCTTTACAGGGTTGCTTTTTGTTCCAAGATCCCTTTTATGGAGGTCGTGAAACGTGGAAATCCCTATAAAAATAAGGATCGGGGAAATATAAAGTAAATATTTTAATAATTTCATATAAAACTGAGTTTGCCGCCTTAAAATAACAAATAAAAGGCTTCTTTTACCCCTGCATGGCCTGTTTTAATCATAATTTTACCTCTTTTCCCCCATAATTGTTGCAACAAGATGCCTTCTGCCTCCATGGTTACGGTGCTCACAAAGGTAAATGCCCTGCCACGTCCCCAGGTTAAGCCTCCCCTGCGTTACAGGTAAAGTGATGCTGCTTCCAAGAATGGAGCTTTTTATGTGTGCCGGCATGTCATCGCTCCCTTCAGTCGTATGCTCAAAATAGGGGGCGTTCTCCGGCACTACCCGGTTAAAATACTCTTCCATATCACGCCTTACGTCGGGATCCGCATTTTCATTTACAGAAAGGGAAGCCGAAGTATGCTGAATAAAAAGGTGGAAAATGCCCGCTGAAAAATTCCTTAGTTCCGGGATCTGGCTTAAGACCTCATCAGTTATAAGACTGAAGCCCCGGGCCTTTGCAGAAAGAACAATTTCCTTTTGAAAACAATTCATTTTAAGCCTTTTTAGTTTAAGTTGAAAGTTTCTTATTCAGTATTTTTTCAACTTTCTGAATCTTGCTCTCAAGGCGGCTTTCTTCCCCTGCACGGTAATCCACCTTCAGGTTTACGCTTATTCTCCTTGAATCCTGCTGCATCAGCTTAAAGCAGCCCGTTACAACCGATATTACATCGTCCCACTCCCCTTCTAGTATTGTGCCCATAGGTGTAAGCTTATACTTTACGCCGCTTTCATCTATATAGTTCAGTATTTTGGCCACATAGCTGCTCAGGCTTTCACCCTTGTCCGTCGGACTCATGCTGAATTCCAGTAAAACCATCTTAGCTCCCTTAAAAAAATTTCACAAACAATAAAAAATAAAATATTACGGGTAATTTTCCGAAAAAAATATTATCTATTATATAATAAGCCTTGGAAAGCCGGGAATGGGGGGACAAAAAACAATATGGCAAAAGTGAAAATTTCCTGAATCCGTTTATAATTTGCTGCATCTAACTGATATAAAAAATAAGGAAGAAGGGAAACTATGTTAGAACATTTAACCAAAGAAACTTTTCTCAATAAAGTTTTTGATTACGAAAAAAGCAGGGAATGGACGTATGCCGGTGAACTCCCCTGTCTGATCGATTTTTATGCCGACTGGTGCGGGCCGTGCAAGATGGTCGCCCCTATACTCGAGGAGCTTGCAAAGGAGTATGAAGGGAAAATTAACATCTACAAGATAGACACTGAAGCCGAGCAGGAGCTTTCAGCAGTCTTTGGAATAAGAAGCATTCCTTCGCTGCTTTTCTGCCCCAAAGGCGACAAGCCTCAGATGGCGCAGGGTGCGCTTCCAAAAGACGTCTTAAAAGACGCCATTGAGAAGGTTCTCCTCACCTCAACAGTTGAAAAGTAATAAAGTCAATCTTTGACAAAGCAGGCGGTATATCATTCCGGACCTTCCGGAACCTTATACCCCCTGCTTTTTTATTATACTCAGTATCTTTTTCCGAATCTGGCTTTCCGTTGAACGTTGAACGTCGCACGTCGAACGTTATTTATTTCAATTACTTACCATTATTTACTTTTATTCTGTCCCCTTTTTTTTATATTTTAGCATACTTTTATCCAATTAACATTTTTAGCTGTATTTATCCAGGATTATAAATGAAATATTTAGTCGGAATGGATGGCGGTGGCACAAAAACCGCCTGTGTTGTTACAGATTTAGAAGGCAACAAACTTTATGAATGCACCGGCGGCCCGTCGAACTTTCTTATTATTGGTGCCGATACGGTTGCTCAGACACTTTTTAATCTCATTTCAGAGAGTAAAGAAAAATTAAAGGCCGAATATTCGGATTTTATATCCATTGTACTCGGCACAACAGGCGCCGGAAGACGCCCTGACGCCGAAAAAATGGAACAGGCTTTCTGCCAGTACGCTAAGGAAAAAGGGGTCACATTTAACTCATTTTATGTTGACAGCGATGCCCGCATAGCTCTTGAAGGCGCTTTTTCAGGTAAACCGGGAAGCATTCTTATTGCCGGAACAGGATCAATCATGTTTGGTAAGGATGCAAAAGGAACG
This DNA window, taken from Ignavibacteria bacterium, encodes the following:
- a CDS encoding TetR/AcrR family transcriptional regulator, which encodes MKNNPKKFNIVKAAQKRFARHGLAKTTIEEIARDLRIGKASIYHYYASKEDIYYDVIGFEIDRFIAEIRETLSNPEIPEAEKKLYGYLDLKSKTPEKYSLIYELVKLAFRDFPLERDLENLQNLMKNEESALMEFLKNNMDKKKLTPSLPGMIIKQTWAFVLAEAFNKTFFGETEAGSILPIMNMEEAAPFWEAYFRQLLL
- a CDS encoding YjbQ family protein, which translates into the protein MNCFQKEIVLSAKARGFSLITDEVLSQIPELRNFSAGIFHLFIQHTSASLSVNENADPDVRRDMEEYFNRVVPENAPYFEHTTEGSDDMPAHIKSSILGSSITLPVTQGRLNLGTWQGIYLCEHRNHGGRRHLVATIMGEKR
- a CDS encoding phosphate/phosphite/phosphonate ABC transporter substrate-binding protein; its protein translation is MKLLKYLLYISPILIFIGISTFHDLHKRDLGTKSNPVKLYFTPALDADRITANAKELVDFLEKETGYYFETAVPQSYIAVVEAFGTNKCDIAGINTFSYLMAHEKYGAEARLRIVREGGETTYKGCFLARAGSGIDSLSDLQGRKIAYVDPSSTSGYILPKAILKRRGIKPSEEVFAMKHDNVVTMIYQKQVDAGAVYYSDPNPKTGLVMDARMRVLPQFPDVVKKVKIIGFTESIPNDPYVFRKDMPEEMKRKIVNAFLKFVSTPKGQKAMFEIADIVGLIKTSDRDYDGLRQMLKEQNISLSGVIK
- the pstA gene encoding phosphate ABC transporter permease PstA, with the translated sequence MTGKLNSKLRKIKSRVMTLICILSAVVVMVPLFIILFYTLKQGFSSISWSFFTQMPKPAGEAGGGMANALMGSFILIGLGSLIGIPVGIFSGIYLSGENSSLFSKSIRFLTEVLNGIPSIVIGVVAYIIIVIPMKKFSALAGGFALGILMIPLITRTTEEMLRLVPETYREAALALGAPRWKATLFVVLPAAFKGIFTGILLSIARAAGETAPLLFTALGNRFWSTRLDEPIASLTVFIYDYSKAPFEDWNRQAWAAALVLILIVTLVNLSFRAITRKRI
- the trxA gene encoding thioredoxin → MLEHLTKETFLNKVFDYEKSREWTYAGELPCLIDFYADWCGPCKMVAPILEELAKEYEGKINIYKIDTEAEQELSAVFGIRSIPSLLFCPKGDKPQMAQGALPKDVLKDAIEKVLLTSTVEK
- a CDS encoding MTH1187 family thiamine-binding protein — encoded protein: MVLLEFSMSPTDKGESLSSYVAKILNYIDESGVKYKLTPMGTILEGEWDDVISVVTGCFKLMQQDSRRISVNLKVDYRAGEESRLESKIQKVEKILNKKLST
- the pstC gene encoding phosphate ABC transporter permease subunit PstC, which translates into the protein MPGFRGGIIFRKNRGDFIFENLTRFFAFLIFVLVFLMGYHMIVQSLPSINKFGWSFITSETWDPVKENFGALPFIFGTLFSSLLALIISIFLSIGTAVFLSELAPAWLEKTVSVLIELLAAIPSIVYGLFGIFVLAPWLRDSVEPWLGDRLGFLPLFNGAPYGFGMLSAVLILTIMILPIITSISRDIMRSIPMAQREAAFALGATKWEVVLVVLSAAKSGILGAALLGLGRALGETMAVTMVIGNTPQISLSLFDPAYTMASVLANEFSEATSQLYTSALIEIALLLFVMTFILNATARLVVWSVTRKYSKV
- the phnE gene encoding phosphonate ABC transporter, permease protein PhnE — translated: MKITEAENLKPQEIISRDKEKQARINFVKAVLLDIFLVFYTLLLLQRVIYYKFILSLRETPFSWYQIASVLALSIVIGTVWAFTGTSLSMRLFKLHKDNKVTKWSVEIFAWLLFDLTFIAGWVVTKISIIDIFSAEGIRGAERIFGAMFHPNMAIFDDALSAIIETIYLALIATLLSIPPTFVLSFLTARNLMRDNKITFAIYYVLRIIFNFIRSIEPLIWAIIFSVWVGIGPYAGMIALLVHSIASNAKLYSEAIEGIEQGPVEAIVATGANKIQVVWYAVVPQITLPFLSFTIYRWDINVRMATIIGLVGGGGIGTMLMQYQGLARWNEVGLIVIMIAFVVWVMDYISAKIREAIY
- the phnC gene encoding phosphonate ABC transporter ATP-binding protein yields the protein MLLKIKDLHKIYKDGTHALKGVNFEVKEGEFLVVIGLSGSGKSTLLRCINRLLEPTQGTIEFMGKDITHVKGTELRSVHQQIGMVFQHFNLVRRRSVLTNVITGRLASISTWDSVLEKFSPGICEDAYKCLRIVGIEDKAALRADTLSGGQQQRVAIARSLMQNPKLLLADEPVASLDPATSNSVMQYFEKVNRELGTTVICNLHFLSLVRRYASRVIALREGNIVYEGDPKSINQEWFRTIYGEDAEEVEIG
- the pstS gene encoding phosphate ABC transporter substrate-binding protein PstS; this encodes MKSKFLIILGILLVSSVMNAQMKLNGAGATFPYVIYSKWFDVYHQKTGIQFNYQSIGSGGGIKQVIEGTVDFGASDAPMSDEQLKEARSKQGSEILHIPTVMGAVVVTYNLPQTGKGLKLSPEVLADIFLGKIKKWNDSRITSINKGMKLPDKAIFVAHRSDGSGTSNIFTGYLSKVSGEWKSKVGQGTSVNWPAGLGGKGNEGVAGLVKQTQGAIGYVELAYAVQNGLPYAALKNKAGNFVEPNFANVSEAAAGFIKKMPADLRVEITNADGKNSYPISGFTWLLIYKNMKDKNKAKAIADFLKWAVTEGQKFAPGLYYAPLPKEVVKLDEKKISSIAVK